CTATTGCTATGGATCCCTTTGCCAAAGATCGCTGCGTTTTTTTGCATTCCTACAATCAGTGTCTATTGCTTTCTGGTGGGATTGAAACCGCCAGCGATGCGCGCTGGAATCGTTGGGGTTACGTTGGCGCTTGCTCTGATTTCAGAGCGCAAATGGGATTCCTTAAACAGTTTGGCGTTGTCAGCGTTGTTGATCGTTCTTTTTTATCCCTTTTCGATCTTTACACCCAGTTTTCAGCTATCATTCGCCGCTGTCTCGGGAATATTGATTATTATCAAGAGCCCATTTTTCTTAAGAATTTCCAATCCGAATCTGGATTCAGCCTCAGCATCCAGTTTGGAAAAAATCGGCTCGAAAGAAAAACCCGGCTTCTCGATTGGCGCTATAAAACGCCCAATCTTGGCCATAGTTTTGTCCTCTTTTGCGGCCACCATGGCAATCACGCCGCTGATAGTTCACATGTTCCATTCTGTTCCTCTTTATTCAATACCGGCCAATCTGGCCGCTGATTGCGCTTTGACTGTCGGGCTATCTCTTGGGTTAATTTCGACTTTTTTCGGGGCGTTCTTTCCTGAAATAGGCCAATGGTTATTGGCGCCGGCGGATGTTTTCGTGTGGATTGTGATAAAAATAGCCGTGTTTACCGATAAATTACCATGGGCGACTCTAAAAATTCCAAACCTGGGGTATTGGGGATTGTTAGTCTCCTGCGCCACTACGTTGGTGACCTTTTGTTTTCTGTTGAAGCCAACCAAAAAGGTTGGATTGATCGCCTTATCGAGCTGGGGGATCTTGATTGGGTCTTTGCTTGTAGGTCAGGTCGTTCTGAAAAATTCCCCTATTCTTAGAATAGTTTTCCTTAATGTAGGTAACGCCGACGCTACCTTTATCAAGCCACCAGGAGCGTCGGGGATATTTATAGACACGGGTCCCGGAACGCCATATTTCGACGCCGGCCGTTCAATCATCGCCCCATTTCTTCTGTGGCAGGCCGTAAGTAAACTTGAGGCTATAATAATAAGCCATCCACAGGCCGATCATATGGGAGGGACAGGAACAATCCTGGAGAATTTCAAGACCGAAACTTTGTTCATAAATCCAGCCGGAGAATCAGACTCAAGAGTTACCAACCTAACGTCCTTTGCTCGTTCGCTCGGAACAAAAACTACCTTCGCAGACACCTCCATAGGAGAGATCCTTGTCGGCTCTACCCGAATAACTTTTGTCCACCCCAAAGCGTCTGCGGGACTGGCGAATAGCGCCAAAATTAATGACATATCCGTTGTGGCGAGACTGGACTACAGAAACTTCTCGGCTCTGTTCACAGGAGACCTCGAGAGAGGCGGAGCGAACGAACTGTTGGGAACTGGAACAAGGCTTTCAGTAACTGTCCTGAAAGTACCTCACCACGGCGGAAAAACGAGCGCGACATCTCGGGACTTCTTAAGATCGGTCCATCCCAGAATCGCCGTAATATCTGCCGAATATCCGCCAAAAGGGGGTTTACCCGACGTAAATGTAATTGATCGTTTAACTGACGCGGGAGCCTCAGTTTATTGGACCGGTAAAGATGGGGCTATTACCATAGAGACAGATGGAATCAACTCGTTAAAGGTTATTACAGGGAAAGATAACAAAAAACTGTCTTTCCCGAATGCCATGAAGAATTAGCTAGAATGAACCAAGTTGAGACGAATGGTCGTGGTCCATCAAAGTTTGCGCGAAACGACGTTTCAGTATATAATTGCGCCTGAAAACAATTATTGAGTTGGTTCAGAGCGAGAGTGGCGGAATTTGGCAGACGCACCGGACTTAGGATCCGGCGGGGTAACCCATGGGGGTTCGAGTCCCCCCTCTCGCACCATTTGATCGAAATGATGAAAACAAACAGGAAATGAGCGTTATACAATGAAAAAGCTTATGTTCATAGCCGTTTTAGGCTGCGCGTTTGTGTTTTCCCAATATTCTGAGGCTCCAGCCCAGTATTACTCTTATTATTACCCCTATTATTACGCCCCTCCGGGGTATTACCCCCCTCCTCCAACAAAGCAGAGCGCTCCTGTCACACCATATTACTTTCGCATGATGCCGGACCCGTACCAATCCTGGAGGTGGGACAGGAAGAACCGCTGGGAAGATTATCAACAGTCGATCCGTAGTCCGCTGAACCGCGAATCGGACCTTGAGTACATGCTCAGAACCTTTTGAAAAAAACTTTCTCGATTCTCTTCAAACCCAGGGGTCATTCAGAATTCGTAGAGATAGTAATACAGCCCTACAGCTACAATAAGAGCGCCTACCGCAATTATTTTTGTTAGAATATATGTTTCCATGAATGCATTATATTCGGGATGAAATTTTTTAGAAGTGAAAAGCGCTTAACAAAAATAAAAAGGCTAAGCAGATTTGTTCTTGCAGTTTATGAACGCTTATGGTAAACCGTTTTATTAGCTAATCGGCATAACCCACTGATCATAGTGTTTTAATTATGGACTGATGCAGGTCAAAAAGGCTGGTCATCAGCGTTCGGTTAGACATATCCCTAAGTATACTGCTACTGAATCCTTACTAAAAATATAAATCCGGCTCAAACTTACAATTTTTCGGGGGGCCGTTCAAAAATGTTTCGCATTTTGTTTTTCGCTTGTTTTGTAATCCAAAAGATTCCCAGGTTTTCGCGTTTCATTACGGTGATCGTTCTAATCCTTGTGGGAGTTAATCCTCTCGAAGGTTATAACGAGAGGGCAACGGAGAATGGGGTTTTCTTGTATGAAGCCGTCCGAATCAAAAATGGACTGCCGTCTGAAATTACCAAGATTCTGAGAGGTCTTTTCAATCATGGCCGTGAAATCACAAATGACAACAAGAGCGCCAGTGAAAATAATTTCACGGTGGATGATGCGATTAGACAATCGACTGAACCAAAGAAGGAAGAAGAAACCTTTTACCGAAAAGAACCAGATAAAAAGCGATCTCGCCACCGTGCACGACCTAGGGCTGAAAGACCCGATAACGAATCACCTCTGATTTGGCCGGACGACAGAAAGTCGTTGATTTTTGTCAGAGATACGGCCAGCAGGATCAGACAAATAAGAAAGATCATCAAATCGTTGGACAAGCCGGAAGCCCAGATTCGCATTGAAAGCCGCATTGTTCGAGCCAACAAGGATTGGAGCAGAGGCATTGGGATTCTTTGGGGCGGTAGAAACAACCAATTCGGGGGTGTTAAAACAGATCGATCAAGCTATTGGGGCATAACAGGAAATCAATCCGGATATCCCGCCAATACAGCCACGGGGGCTAACCTCAAACAGACAATCTTCGTAAACGGAACGCAGCAGCCTACCAGCAGGACCATAACATCGAGTGAAATACCCTCCCGACTTGCCGTCAATCTTCCGGCGAGCGTCGCGAACCTGGGTGACATCATGGGGTTGGGAATGCAATTTGGACTCCTGGCTAATCAATATATTACTGAACTTGACTTTCGCCTTCAGATCGGAGAGGCGCAGGGACAGGCCAGGACAGTGGCTCGCCCCAACATTCAAGTCTCGGATGGATCTAACGCTGTCATAAAGAGTGGTTCAGTGCTCAATGTTCAGACTTCTTCACCACAGTGGGGCACCAACTCGCATCTGGTTCCAGTTGACCTAAAACTCCAGGTAACACCCAAAATTCTCGCAGACAAAAGAATAAAACTGATAATCACGGTGACTGATAACGAGCCGAACCCTCTGCCCACAACGGGAGAATTATATTTGGAACGGGAGGCTCATACCACCATGACCATCGGCGATGGAGAGACATGCGTAATAGGCGGAATAATCAGGGATACGGTCATAGGACGTCGTGAGGGTTGGCCAGGCCTGATGAACCTGCCCATAGTAGGAATGTTGTTCAGCAACAAAACAAAGTCCAAAGAGACGGACGAATTGTTGGTATTTATCAGTCCAAAGGTAGTTTTCAAGCCGAAATAGGATGAACTCACTTTTGCAGTTGGTCAAATTACAAATCGAAACAACTAGCTCAGGAAATTGTTGTTCAGCAGCAGGTAGAATTGGCCTCTATTCAAACCTGTCCCGGTTAGTTAGAGCCAGGGTTGAGTTGTAGGCCCTAAGTATCGCTTCGAGCGCTGTCCCCCCGATAGCTCTAGCTTTTTCGGAAATTGTCACACAGTAAGACGCCTCGCCGCGAGGATCTATGTCTCCTATCTTGAGATTTGGCGCCACTGAGGTCCCAGGTCGAATCAATCCTCTCAAAACACCGCTCAACCTGGCATTTACGGGTTTATTGGACACAAGTCCTATCAACTGGCCTTCTTCCACATGCGCCCCTATAGATAACTCAGAGAGGAAAACCCCTTTTGTGGGTGCCCTTAGCACTCTTAACCCTGTGTGTCCAGCTATGTCGCCGGGTATACCGGTATTAGGCAAGGAGTAACCGCTAGAAATTAACCGGCCCAGTTGGTGGCCTCTTGCTGTCTCCACAACGTAGTGAGCGTCTTTACCAGCAGAAAAACCTGGGCCAAGCGCTATCACCAAAGGAGCGTCCTGCATTGAAGTCCCTGTGTTTTTCTTGGCAAGTATGGCGTCGATAAGGATATCAGGCTGAAACGCATTCAAACAGGAGGCTGGAGGGTCCACAAGAACCGGAATGCTTTTCCTTGCCCAAAGTTCATGAGCTTCTTCGACATGATTTACCAGTTCCGCCCTTACGTCCTCTACTGTCCAGCTTTTCTCGTATACAGCCTCACAGAAACTGACCGCACGTCTGACTGCGAGAGGTTTTTCGATTTCAGTCATCAGGATTCTGAAGAACCCCGAATTGTAGAGGCGGCAGGCGGACCCCGTCGCCATTTCCCCTGCCCCACGAATCAGTATTTTCAAATCAGAGAGCATCAACAGTTTTGCATGGCTTTTGATCATATGGATACAGACCTAAACCGCCGGAACCATCACTTCGAGGCCTTTTTCCGGTACACCTTCATCTTGATTTGGGATCTCACCTTCCACTTTGTTTTGCAATGCCTCCAAAATTTTGTCCGGAGTTAAAGGAAAATCGGTCATGTAAACTCCGATTGCATTACTGACCGCTGCCGCATAAGCCTGAGCCGCCGACATAGCGATTGACATTCCGGATTCTTTGGATCCGTACGGACCTTCCGGGTCATTGGATTCAATTATGATGGTATTAATTTTGGGCATGTCACAAGCCAAAGGCACTTTGTAATCCAGTTGTGTAGGATTTAATACCGAGCCTCCGTCCCAAACGTGTCCTTCAGTTAGAATCCCGCCCTGGCCTCCCATGGCAATGGACCCCTGAAACTGGCCTTCGAGAACAAGCGGGTTCAGAGCAAAACCGACGTCTTGGGCCGCAGTCACTTCCAGGACAGTTACCTTGCCGGTTTCGGGATCCACTTCAACCTCTGCCACCGTAGTTCCGAACGAAAAAGCTCCGCACATCTGTCCGAAAGGATTCTTGACCCACTCTCTCTTAGGATCAACTTTGGGCCAGTAGTCCCCTTGCCCGCTGACCGATTTCCCCTGGGCTAAAAGCATCCTGACTACCTTTTTCAGGGGAATGCTTGTGTCTGGGGAATCTTTGACGTAAATCATGCGGTCTCGCGCTATCAAGTCGTCCACCTTTACATTGAGTTTTTTAGCCGCAGTCTCGAATAACTGTCTTCGAACATTTTCGGCCGCGTTCTTTACCGCATGTCCACCAATGAAGGTAGAAACCTGCGAATAGGCGCCCGGGTCAGAGGGGGTAACCTCGGTATCCGCTGTAACGAGTTGAACATCCTCAGTGCGAATGCCGAGTTCCTCGGCGGCAATTTGAACCAGCATATTGTCATTTCCCTGACCGTTATCCACCACTCCAGAAATGACAGTAGCTCCTCCATCTTCGTTGAGTTTGATTATGGCTAGAGACCCGCCCCGAATACCCATGGGGAATCCAGTCTGAACGGAATTGCAACCGATGCCAATTCCGCGCAAAGGTGGAAGTTTACCCCATTTGTCATTCCAACCTGATTTTTCAGCGGCTCTAGTAATGGTTTCCTTCATGGCGCAACTTGCAACATGAGATTTGGTATTGGTAAATTCCCCGGGTTCCCGGGCATTGATAAGTCGCATGGTGACCGGATCAATCCCCAAATGCTCGCCGATCATGTCCAGTTGGGTATCTACCCCACTGGCGAAGGCCCTGCCATGTATTCTAATCATACCGCGTGGGGGTTTATTGGTATAAATTCTGTACCCATTGTATCGAACGTGATCCATTTTGTAGGCCTGCTCCATGCACAAGAAAGGCACACTGACAGCGATTGGACCTGTCGAGCTGTAAGCCCCACCATCCATATAGCAGGTCACATCCCGTGCGATTACTCTACCATCCTCTCTGACACCTGTCTTTATTGTGGTGATCAGAGCGTGTCCCTGGCGAGTCGCTATGGAGTTCTCTTCCCTGGTATAAACGATTTTCACAGGCCTGCCACTCTTGCGGGCCAACAGGGCGCATATAAGATCCGCAGGCGCTATTTCACTACGACCGCCAAAAGCGCCCCCAATGGTGATTTTTCGAACCCGTATCTTGTTGAGTGGGATACCCAAGGCGTTGGACAAAGGCTTGGCCTTCATATGAGGACCAGCGTTCGGCATCCAGATTTCAAGGTTGTTGTCCATGTCGAAACGGGCCACCACGGCATATGGCTCACCCTGAAAATATGAATCCTCAGATGCTGTAAAAGTATCTTCCCGGACGTAATAGGATTCGGCAAAGCCTTTTTCAACATCTCCTACATTGATAGGGACGTGGACATTTATATTCTGCGGAAAGTCGTCGTGAAGGAGCGGAGCGGTCGGAGATAGTGATTCCATAGCGTCAAAGACCGCTTCAAGAATCTCGTAATCGACACGAATACAATCTATGGCTCGTTGCGCCGAGTCCTCGTCAACAGCCGCTACGGCTGCTACCTCTTCCCCAATAAACCTTACTTTGTCTGCTGGGAGAAACTGCTGATCCTGAGTATAACCGAACACCCCCCATTTTCTCTGGAGAACGTCCCGTCCGGTAATTATCGCCTTTACTCCCGGCACTCGAAGCGCTTCCGAAATGTCGACATTGACAATTCGGGCATGAGGGTGGGGGCTTCGGAGGATCTTTCCCACCAACATCTTGGGAAGTTTGATGTCGGCCGTAAAAAGGGCTTCGCCAGTGACTTTGGCCCTACTATCTACCCTGGGCATACTCTTTCCAACGAACGCATAGTTGGGCATTGTCTCTACCTCTTTTCCTTTGACCTATCCACCACGGCTTCCACTGCCTCGATAATTTTTGTATATCCAGTGCATCTGCAAATGTGCCCGCTCATAGCGTTTATGATTTCTTTTTTTCCAGCGTGCGGGTTGTTGAGCGCCAATCCTTTGGCTGCCATTAACATACCGGACGTACAAAACCCGCATTGAACAGCGCCATGATCAATAAATGACTGCTGCAGGGGATCAATTTCGCCATTTTGAGCGAGCCCCTCAACGGTCGTAATGTGGGTTCCCGAGGCCTCAACAGCCAGTGTCAAACAGGAACGGACAGGCTTGCCGTCCATCAGGACAGTGCAGCCACCGCAGACCCCTTCTCCGCACCCTTCTTTCGCTCCGGTCAGGTCCAAATCCTCTCGAAGAAGCTCTAAGAGTGTGCGATTTGGGTCTACCGCCAGGGAACAGCTTTCCCCGTTAATCGTAATTTCTAATGGCTGTTTGTTCATTTTGCCTCCAAAAAGCCTTTCTGAGAAACCGCCCTCTCTGTAGCCCGTGTTAGGGCCCGTTTGGCTATTACCGAAACCATTTTAGTCCTGTATTCAACAGGTTGCGTCATGTTGTTGGCAATAAAAGCCTCGGCCGTGTTCATGGCGTCAATCGCCACTTCGTTGATTGCCTGTTGATCTCCAGCGGGCCTGTTTTTGAGAGTTTTCTCGACAGTAGCGATTGAGAGTGGGCCTCTAGCCACAGCGCCTATTACAAGGCGGGCCCGAACTGTTCTACCACCTTCAGTTTGTACAAAAGCGCCCGCCGAAACCATCGCATAATCTATAGAAGACCGGTAGGCAAGCTTTTCGAAAGCTGTCCCAGCGCCCGGAACCGGAGCCGGAACAAGAATTTCAGTGAGCATCTCGTTGTCGGCAAGGGTTAATGGGCGCTCT
This window of the Desulfomonilaceae bacterium genome carries:
- the yqeB gene encoding selenium-dependent molybdenum cofactor biosynthesis protein YqeB produces the protein MIKSHAKLLMLSDLKILIRGAGEMATGSACRLYNSGFFRILMTEIEKPLAVRRAVSFCEAVYEKSWTVEDVRAELVNHVEEAHELWARKSIPVLVDPPASCLNAFQPDILIDAILAKKNTGTSMQDAPLVIALGPGFSAGKDAHYVVETARGHQLGRLISSGYSLPNTGIPGDIAGHTGLRVLRAPTKGVFLSELSIGAHVEEGQLIGLVSNKPVNARLSGVLRGLIRPGTSVAPNLKIGDIDPRGEASYCVTISEKARAIGGTALEAILRAYNSTLALTNRDRFE
- a CDS encoding (2Fe-2S)-binding protein; the protein is MNKQPLEITINGESCSLAVDPNRTLLELLREDLDLTGAKEGCGEGVCGGCTVLMDGKPVRSCLTLAVEASGTHITTVEGLAQNGEIDPLQQSFIDHGAVQCGFCTSGMLMAAKGLALNNPHAGKKEIINAMSGHICRCTGYTKIIEAVEAVVDRSKEKR
- a CDS encoding xanthine dehydrogenase family protein molybdopterin-binding subunit; translation: MPNYAFVGKSMPRVDSRAKVTGEALFTADIKLPKMLVGKILRSPHPHARIVNVDISEALRVPGVKAIITGRDVLQRKWGVFGYTQDQQFLPADKVRFIGEEVAAVAAVDEDSAQRAIDCIRVDYEILEAVFDAMESLSPTAPLLHDDFPQNINVHVPINVGDVEKGFAESYYVREDTFTASEDSYFQGEPYAVVARFDMDNNLEIWMPNAGPHMKAKPLSNALGIPLNKIRVRKITIGGAFGGRSEIAPADLICALLARKSGRPVKIVYTREENSIATRQGHALITTIKTGVREDGRVIARDVTCYMDGGAYSSTGPIAVSVPFLCMEQAYKMDHVRYNGYRIYTNKPPRGMIRIHGRAFASGVDTQLDMIGEHLGIDPVTMRLINAREPGEFTNTKSHVASCAMKETITRAAEKSGWNDKWGKLPPLRGIGIGCNSVQTGFPMGIRGGSLAIIKLNEDGGATVISGVVDNGQGNDNMLVQIAAEELGIRTEDVQLVTADTEVTPSDPGAYSQVSTFIGGHAVKNAAENVRRQLFETAAKKLNVKVDDLIARDRMIYVKDSPDTSIPLKKVVRMLLAQGKSVSGQGDYWPKVDPKREWVKNPFGQMCGAFSFGTTVAEVEVDPETGKVTVLEVTAAQDVGFALNPLVLEGQFQGSIAMGGQGGILTEGHVWDGGSVLNPTQLDYKVPLACDMPKINTIIIESNDPEGPYGSKESGMSIAMSAAQAYAAAVSNAIGVYMTDFPLTPDKILEALQNKVEGEIPNQDEGVPEKGLEVMVPAV
- a CDS encoding secretin N-terminal domain-containing protein — translated: MFRILFFACFVIQKIPRFSRFITVIVLILVGVNPLEGYNERATENGVFLYEAVRIKNGLPSEITKILRGLFNHGREITNDNKSASENNFTVDDAIRQSTEPKKEEETFYRKEPDKKRSRHRARPRAERPDNESPLIWPDDRKSLIFVRDTASRIRQIRKIIKSLDKPEAQIRIESRIVRANKDWSRGIGILWGGRNNQFGGVKTDRSSYWGITGNQSGYPANTATGANLKQTIFVNGTQQPTSRTITSSEIPSRLAVNLPASVANLGDIMGLGMQFGLLANQYITELDFRLQIGEAQGQARTVARPNIQVSDGSNAVIKSGSVLNVQTSSPQWGTNSHLVPVDLKLQVTPKILADKRIKLIITVTDNEPNPLPTTGELYLEREAHTTMTIGDGETCVIGGIIRDTVIGRREGWPGLMNLPIVGMLFSNKTKSKETDELLVFISPKVVFKPK
- a CDS encoding DNA internalization-related competence protein ComEC/Rec2, giving the protein MIKKYGSLGEWIIARPASIAFIAMVVGILLARLWSKPIDEKIITLFLVFALGLGIATQATKNQVLVWSFLVSAFLLLGFSLATDSSKVTPENILSSKKRVITARVSRVLANSSDYRIILLESGQFVDENLELPGRGRLSLRENSAPLIAGDLISFRSSVRIPANRGNPGEYDWEMDCKSESINWLVNARGPQSVVILRTGSPVSPYALLSRLRQSMSKFLEKYSGRFFSPADASAIKAIHKGIILGDRAEIDSELNKAFSNSGLVHMLSASGSHVTIVAAMTFFSTKLLLRFFPYLLLWIPLPKIAAFFCIPTISVYCFLVGLKPPAMRAGIVGVTLALALISERKWDSLNSLALSALLIVLFYPFSIFTPSFQLSFAAVSGILIIIKSPFFLRISNPNLDSASASSLEKIGSKEKPGFSIGAIKRPILAIVLSSFAATMAITPLIVHMFHSVPLYSIPANLAADCALTVGLSLGLISTFFGAFFPEIGQWLLAPADVFVWIVIKIAVFTDKLPWATLKIPNLGYWGLLVSCATTLVTFCFLLKPTKKVGLIALSSWGILIGSLLVGQVVLKNSPILRIVFLNVGNADATFIKPPGASGIFIDTGPGTPYFDAGRSIIAPFLLWQAVSKLEAIIISHPQADHMGGTGTILENFKTETLFINPAGESDSRVTNLTSFARSLGTKTTFADTSIGEILVGSTRITFVHPKASAGLANSAKINDISVVARLDYRNFSALFTGDLERGGANELLGTGTRLSVTVLKVPHHGGKTSATSRDFLRSVHPRIAVISAEYPPKGGLPDVNVIDRLTDAGASVYWTGKDGAITIETDGINSLKVITGKDNKKLSFPNAMKN